AGTCCCCAGGACATAGGTTTCCTCTCATTGAACTGTTCCGGTTGCGGTCATGTGGACGGCGGCGTGCGTTTCCTTGCCGGCTGAGGGCCCGTCACATGAAGCGACGTCAAGCACCTCGTGCGTGCTAAGGCGGGGCAACCGTGGATGCTTCCACGCTGCTGCACCCGGATAGCCGAAGTTCAGCACAAGGAAGCTGGCACGCTCGCGCCCGTTGAAGAACTCCTTGTCAACGCCGGTCCGGTCGAACCCGCTCATGGGCCCCACCGAGAGTCCGGTCGCCCGGGCAGCGAGGATCAAATAGCCAGCTTGGAGGTGGGCGTTCTCTAAGCCGGTCTGCCAGCGGGCCTTGGCGTCTCGGATGAACCGATCTCGGGTGGCCGGTGCATGCGGGAAGAGTTCGCCGAGTTGCTCGTGCCACGCAGTGTCCACGGACAGCAGCACCGTCATCGGTGCTGCTTGGACTCTGGGACGGTTACCGGCGCTCATATGATTCGCCAGTCGTTCTCGGGGTCGACCGGCGGGTATCAGTGTGAGTCGCATCGGTTGCGAGTTGAACGCTGTCGGACCGAACCTGGCGAGCTCATGCACGCGGGCGAGTTGCTCGTAAGTAACTTCCGCATCAACGAAGGCCCGAACAGTTCGCGCTTGGAACATCGCCTCGACATTGGACACAGTGGTCGTGCCAGTAGTCACTGCCCCACAGGCTTCCGAATCAGGCCGAGCACATGGGCACGAAGCTCCGCGAACTCTCGGGTGGATTTCGTTCCGATCTGGTCCCTCGGGTAAGGCAAGTCCACGGTGACAACCTCGGCCACGTTCGTAGGGGTCCCCGAGAGAACTACTACTCGATCAGCGAGATAGACCGATTCCTCGATGTCGTGAGTCACGAGGAGGATCGTCATTCGGTAGCGTTCCTTGATTCGGTGGGTCAAGTCTTCGAGGTCAGCGCGAGTTTGGGCGTCCACCGACGCGAAGGGTTCGTCCATGACGAGCACTTCGGGCTCGTACGCGAGCGCGCGCGCGATGGCGACTCGCTGCTGCATGCCCCCCGACAACTGCCACGGGTAGAGGCGTCCACTGGATTCGAGTCCAACGCTTGCGAGCGCAGCCGCGGCCTTTTCTCGACGTTGGGCTCGGCTGAAACCTTCACGGCCCCGCAGGGGGAGTTCGACGTTGGACATGACCGTCATCCAAGGCAGCAAGGATCGACTGTAGTCCTGGAAGACCACCGCTAGCCGTTTTGGCGGTGCTATGACTTGCTCGTCGCGAAGGTGGACTGTGCCGGAGGTCGGTGCGAGAAGCCCGGATAGGCAGCGAAGGAGAGTCGTCTTTCCCGCCCCCGATGGCCCAACAATACAAACAGTCTCATCGTCGAAAGCGTCGAAGCTCACGCCTCCAAGGATCTGGCGGGAATCCAAGCCAAACCCATATGTCATTGAAAGTTCTCGAACTGCCAGAGCCGGCTTCGTAGTCCGCCTCTGAGCGTAGGTAATTTCAGTCACGAGTTTCCTCCTAGTACGTTTCCTCGCGCACCTCGGTGCCAGCGAAGTACCACATGTTCAATTAGCCGGAAGAGGACGTTCGCGACATACCCAAGGACTCCCAAGAGCAGTAACGCAGCCCACATCACGTCCATCTGAAACATTCGGGCGGATTGCAATTCGATATAACCGATCCCCTCCGTAGAGGCGATGTACTCGCTGGCGACGATCAGGATCACTCCGAGGGAGACGCTGATGCGAAGGCCGGAGATGATCTGCGGTGACGCAGCCGGGAGAACGACCCGCCAGATGTAGTCGACCAGGCGGATTCTGTAGCTGCGCGAGACCTCCCTGACGAGCCCGTCAACACTCCGCACCCCGTCGATGGTGTTGAGGAGGATTGGCCAGAACGCGCCGAACGCAATGACAGCGACTTTCATTGAGGGACCGATACCGAACATGAAGAGCGCGATTGGCAGGATTGCGACGCCTGGGATCGCTCGCATGAACTCCAAGAGCGGCTGCAGCGCGCGGTAGAGCCTTGGAACCATCCCAAGGACCGTGCCGATGAGGAGGCCGAGCACCACGGCGATCGCAAGGCCCTGACCGAAGTTCCGCAAGCTCGGTACGATGTCGGACGCGAAGCGGGTTGTGAGAAGGTCTCCGAGGCCACCAATGATCCGTTCCAAAGGCGGAAAGTATATGGATGTGCTTCCCGCACTTGCGAACCACCAGACAGTGAACAGAAGAATTGGCAACCAGATTTCAATCAGGAGCGTTTGGGGTCGGCTCATTGCGCGTTTCACTCTTTCTCCTCCCGAACTGAGGCGTGCCAGAACAGCACCTTTCGTGACATGACGTTTAGGAGCAGATCGACGGTGACGCCCAGCAGGCCGATGAAGACGATGTACGCATATGTGAGGCTCACGTCACCTCCCGTCTGAGCGAGGGCCATGTCGAGTCCGATTCCTGGAGCGGACCCGAGGATCTCCCCGGAGATTGCAAGAAGTAGGCCCACGACGACCGAGATTCTCAGCCCGGTGACGAGGTACGGGAGTGCTGCCGGCAGGAGAACGGCCAGCGCGGATCGCAGCCTTGGGATGCCATAGCTGCGAACGGTGTCCATGAGCACCTTGTCGACATCACGCACCCCATAGATGGTTTGCAGGGCGATGGGCCAGAAGGCCCCATAGATTACGAGGACGACCTTCATTTCCATCGTGGCGCCGAGAATCAGGGTGAGCAGGGGGATCACTGCGACGGACGGAATAGTTCGCAAAAAGTCGATTAGGAGGCGGGAGGATTTGTAGAGGAACGCGACTCTTCCGAGAAGGATGCCGACCGGCAACCCGAGGACGGCGGCTGCAACCACACCGATGATCCAGCTGATCAGTGTCTCGCGGAACGAGTTCCAAAACTCAGGGTCGACGAAGAGCCCGAACAGTCGGCCCCCTGTCTCCGACATCGACGGGAATACGCTGGCTGGGAGCGCTCCTAAGACACTTCCCAGCTCCCAAGCGACGAGGGCGACGACCACCGCGAGGACACTCGACCATCTCACCCGGAAGCGGCGGCCTGATGCGGGCTTGGACGCGCGCGTTCGAACCGGCCGAGGTTCACTGGGCGTCAGAGGTGTGCTCACGGTGGTCGCCATGTCTACAACGCCTCTTCTACCAGGGTTGCCACATCAAGTTCGGTGTCGATGAACTTGTATTCGAACATCAGATCAGACCACGTCTTTACGATCTCCGGCGTGAGGTTGGGGTCGAACACCGGCAGCTGCATCGTGTCTGCGAGCTCCTTGGGCGTCTTGCTGAACGTAGGGAGGATCTTTCGCACCGCATCTGGATTCTTGGCAGCGAATTCAGTCGCTTCTGCCACCGCGTCCCGGAACTTTTTAACAGCGTCCTGGTTCTCGGAGATGAACTTTCCGGTCGTGACGACGAGCTGCTGGGCCGCGCCGGGCAGGGCGATAGCCCCGGGGGACATGAGGAATCGGGCACCTGAAGCCTCGGCTGCGCCGGTGAATGGCGCGACAGAGCTGATGGCGTCCACCTGGCCCGTTTCAAGTGCGTTCAACATGCTGTCGAACGGCACTTCCAGAAATTTGACTTGCTGACTGTCTGCGCCCGCCATATCAAGCGCGGCGCGGAGGGACAGTTCGCCACCGCCGCCAAGTCCTCCCACCGCGATGGTTCGGCCGATCAGGTCCGCGGGCTTCTTGACGCCACTGTCGGCGGGGACGTAGACCTTGCCCGTGTCCTCTTGTTCATCGTCCGTCGTCACGGTCGTGGTTCCCACTGCGCGGATGTCAACGCCGGCCGAGAACGCCTGCAACACGTCTGCAGTGCCGACGAGCCCGAACTGGGCCGCTCCGGACACCAGTGCAGGGATGCGGGCGCCAGGAGTAGGCGCGACGTTGATCGTTACCTCTAGTCCACGCTCTTCGAAAAGGCCTTGTTCTTGGGCGATATACACCGGCGATGTGTCCACGAGGGACGAAACGATGACGGCGACTTTGGTAACTTCCGACTGCGCTTGAGCCGGCTCGGCTGAGGGTGACGTAGCGCAGCCTGTCACCGCCGCGAGGCCGACGGTCAAGAGGCCGATGCTGACTAGCTTGGGAACATTCTTCATTGAACTGGTCCTTACTGTTCTCGTTGGGCGTGGGGATGGAGCGGGATCGGAGTGCGGATCAATCAGATTTGTGAAGCGAGCGAGATGGAAGAGACACCGCTTATCGAGCGCGTTATTTCGTCCGCGGCGTCAAGCAGCTCTGCGAGGAGGTCCCGCCGGAGCGACGCGTCCGCGTGGTCGATCGAGTTCAACGTGAGCATGAGGACGACGCGACCGTCACGGTCGAACACCGGCGCCGATATGGAATGCATGGGCCCGTACGGCAGCTTTCCGTATTCGATCGGCCTTTGAGCAATGTCTTGGAGGAGGGTTCTGAGCTGCCCGTGCCGAGCATCGTCTTCACCCTCCCGCGCCATCTCAGTGACAACGTCCTCAACTGCCACCAACCGGGAGTCCGCAGGGGGAGCAATCCATCCACGTTCTCGGACACCTTCCAGCATCCGCTCAAGCGCCAGCGCCGAATCCTCAGCGAGCTCGGATCCCAAGCGCTTCTTCCAGTCCGCGATCGCAGACGGTGCTTCCCACGCGACGAAAAGGGCACCCATGGGAGGAAGAAACGGCAGCCTCAATCCGACTTTGGTGGTGTCGCCTGAACCCCCCGAGGGTCCCGAGTAGGCGAGCTGAATCAGGTCGCCGCCGATCACGCCTGTTGCATGGCATTCGACCCCGAAGCGAGCGGAAAGGCGCTCGATGTAGGGACGGGCTGCATCAGCAAGGATCAGGTTATCGGACAGGTCTCGATCTGCGCGTGCGGTCAACGTCAGTGTGCTAAACCGGCCGTAGCCGCCCTGAAAGAACAGCAACGGGGGACCGGCCTCCTCAGTGGTGTGCAGATCCACGACGGCACCCACGACGATCAAGTGGTCGCCAGCGACGTGCACGTCATCAAGCTCGCAGTCGATCCATGCAACGGACCCGTCGATGACGGGGCTTCCCGAGGGTGAATGATGCCAGCCGAGGTTCGCGAACTTGTCGGGACGCCGCCGTTCGGCGAATAGCCGGCAGACGTCTTCCTGCTGATAGGACAGCACGTTCACGCAGAACTTTCCTGATGCTCGGATCTGCTCAAACGTTGCTGAGTCGCGGGTTGGCATGAATGACACCAAAGCCGGGCTAAGGGAAACCGATGCGAAGGAACCAACCGTCATTCCTATGGGGCCGAACTCCGGGTCCATCGATGTGACAATGCACACGCCCGTGGGGTAATGGCCGAGGACGCGTCGAAAGTACTGGGACTCAACGACCTGAGTAGATTCTGGGGCAGACGGTAGCCGCCCCTGTTCCGTGTTCATAAGCGAGTTCCCACCTAGACCATTCGCCGGTTCTCGGCGGTTTGCAGGCCGAGAATGAACTCGCCGTGCAATTCGAACCCAATTTCGCCCAGCACCCCATGGGCAAGGACCGTGTTGATGTCACGTAGAAGTCGGGGCAGTACCCCACTCTCCTCAATCGCTTCGGCGCCTGCGTGGCGGAAAGCGCGCGTGATGACATGATGCGCCGTCTCTGCGGCATGAGCGGCAGCGGTCTGCATGTAGTCCTGGAGTTCCAGATCGACAGCGTTTCCAGATTCTATGCGCGCGTAGGCGCGCTCGTTGGCATCGATCGCGAGGGCGCGGGCGGCACGGACTCGGGCATCTAGCTGTCCCAGTTCCCGCTGGAACCAAGAGGACTCGGCGAGACTCTTCGACGCGGCGGTGTTGATTCGACTACCGCGGCGCTTATTCGGCGCCATCCGGGTGATCTCGTCTAGGGCGCGTCGAGCAGCGCCGAGGACCATTCCGGGATGCATCTGCAACACGTATGGCACCATCGTCAGCTTGGCGAGAGGCGTGTCAGTGCGCTTCGGCGCTCCCATCGGGTTGAACACCATCTCTTCGGGCACAAAGACCGAATCCACCTTGAACGTTGTCGAGCCGGTTCCTTTCATCCCGAGCACGTGCCACGTGTCTAGAACCTGCACCTGGGTGACTGGGATGAGGGCCATTCGGCGCTCAGTCTTCCCATCTTGGCCGTCCACGAGGAAGGAAGCGGACACGAAATCCGCGTGATGGACACCGCTTACAAAGTCCCACTGGCCGCTTACGCGGTAGCCACCGTCCACCTTTTCGGCGTGTCCGGGCCGAAGCGAGCCGGCCTTCAGGGGCAGGCCGGTCGAAAAGACACTGTCAGCCTGCTCGGCAGTGAGCTGAGTGGCGAGTTGACCTGCCCCCTCCAGAAGGATCGTGGCGGTCCATGCCGTGCTCGGATCGATGCGGCCGACGGCCTCAATGATCTCGAATGCGGTTACGGGGTCGACTTCATTCCCGCCGAGGTCGTCGGGCGTCATGATTCCGAGGATGCCCGCTTCCCGCAACGCGGCGACACTGTCATCGCTGAGTCTGCCTGCGGTTTGGGCCTCTTGCACCCCAGCCTCAAGTCGACCCCGGATTGCGTCAACTTGAGCGAGCGCGAACGACCTGCGCTCTTCGCGGCCAGATGGCCATTCGGAGGTTATCGGCAGAGTGACCGTTTTCATCAGGGCTCCCTAGATCAGATGTGTTGATTCATGTTGCAGAAGTGCGTCGGTGACGGGCATCACTGGAACTGGGGATCTTTCCCGCCACTGGAGAACGGGGTCATCGCGCCATGGGAAGGTTGGTACGTATCGCGGTGACTGCGTCGTCTCGCGAGCTGTAAGGAGGACCGTCATGGACTGGCCGATCCGTGGCCGCGCAGAGGAAAGCGCCAACGTTCTACAAGCCCTCGGCGAAGGATCCCGTCTGGTAACGCTTATCGGATCCGCGGGCGTTGGCAAGACCCAGCTCGCTCGCCTGGTCTCTGATCACGTCCGTTCTCAGGGAAAGGGTTGGTTCGACCTTGACGACGACGGCGGCATCGCCATCCCCGCCGCCGTCGCAGAATTCGTGGGTGGCTGGTCAGGCCGCGAAGACTCCCCCGTGATCTTCCTCGACACGTCTCCGGCCACCGAGCCAAGTGCTGCGGAGTTGGTCTCCCAACTCATGGACAACCACCCCACGCTGAGAGTGGTCGCCACGGCACGAGGCGCCCTCGGAGTCCCCCGCGAACGCTTGGTCGTCGTTCGTCCTCTACCCACCCCCAGCCTCTCGTCCGACGGTATTCCGGACGATGAATGGTTAGCTCTAGCCCCGGCCGCAGTGATGTTCCTGGACCGAGCAAACGCCATCTCACCAACACTCACGCTCAACAGGGAAACGTTTGGGGCCGTGTCAGCCATCTGTCGGCGACTCGGCGGACTCCCGCTTGCGATTCACATCGCTGCACTTCAGTACCAGCTGTTCTCGGTTGACGCGATACTGAAGGAGCTGGACAAACCACTCCGCTTTCTCCGAGTGGGTTTCCGCGAGTCTTCACTTCGAAATGAATCCTTGAAGGCAAGCATCCAAGCAGGACTGCACGGACTCGCTGCCGAACACATCAATGTTCTGGCCGTGCTCGCGCGTTTCCCCGGGGGTTGCTCCATAACGGCACTCCGGGCGGTGGGATTCGCTAGTACAGGGCTGAGTAGGCGAGATCCGCTCGCGATTCTTTCCGACTTAGTACGGACGGGCGTCGTCATGACGGAGGCCTCGTCCAACGGGACACGATTCGTTCTTCCGCCGTTTCACGCGGACTACTTCCTCGAACTTCGGGCGCTCGGCCCAGTTGCCGAAACCTCGGACGCAATAAAGCAGTTCATCGTTGACCAATGTGCAACGGCGGCGGAGTCGCGCGGCCCAGCTTGGGATGCTGCAGCGCGGCTCTTTGCCGCGGAGTACGCCAATATCGTGCATTTCCTCTCCCAGGCGGAGTCTCAATCTCGTCTCAGCGAGGCAGCTGAACTTCTGGATTTGACCTGCCGATACTGGATACACAGCGGCCCGCTTGAAGATGGACTGGCCTTTGCGGAAATCATCAATGGCCACGCGAAACTCGATCCACTCGCCCGGGCTCGTGCTGTTGGCGCTCTTGCAGCACTTCGGGCCCGGTCTTCCTCGTATACCAGCGCTTATCGCGAGTTCGCCCAGGCGGTGGCGCTCTGGCGGGAGATGGAAGATCGAAGGCGCCTCGCAACGGCGCTTCTAGCGTTCTCCACCGCCGCCCTGGAAGTAGACGGTTGGAATTCTGCCCAAAGGGCGGTCACAGAGGCGATCAATATTTTCCGCGACTTGGGGGACGATTGGTCCACGGCGCGGGCCACGGCACAATTAGGTTCCTTCGCGGCTCACGTTCCAGGCCAGAGCGAATTCGCCCGAACCTGTCTGGAGTCCTCCGCCGCCGCCTTGCAGTCTCTCGGCGACACGGGTGCTGCAACCCTTCCACTTCAGCATCTCGGCAAGCTCCTGCTTGACGACGGAGAACACGAGCAGGCCCGCTTGGTGCTGGAACGCGGGCTTCACGAAATTCGATCAGTCGGCGACCAGTTCCAAGAGTCCTCGTACCTCAACCTCCTCGGACTCTGTGAGATCGGTCTTGGCCGGTTTGGGACAGCCGCAGGGAGATTCCTGGACAGCCTCCATATCGCCGTCAACCTCGGGTTGAAGGGTAGAGCCGTTTGGTGCCTGGAGGAGTTGTCGGATTCGCTCACGCTTCTTGGTGCCACGGCCGCATCGACCGCGGCATCCGCAAGCGCCCATGCGATTCGCGAGCAACTCGACCTTCGCGACTGGGTGGAGTTCGCGTCACCACGACGGACACAACGACCCGCCGGCGTTTCTTTCGCGATGCGAATGGTCGTGACCGAAGGAACGATCTGGCCTCCGCGGGTGGTTCTCGATCGCGTACCACAGGTGCTCGCCGAGATCGCTCAGTCGAGCCACTTACCGCCTACGACCGGCGATCCACTACCGGACGGACTCACTGCCCGCGAGGCCGAGGTTCTCGCCTTAATCGGACACGGCATGACCAGCCGGGCAATCGCTAGCGAGCTGGTCATCAGTATCGACACGGTCGGCAGGCACATCACGAACCTTTACCGGAAAATCGGGGCGCGGGGTCGTGCGGATGCAACCGCGTATGCGCTTCGCATGAAGTTGCTGACGCGCTCCAAAGAGCCAGCTACGGCTTAGGGCGGCTGAAAACTTGCTTCGACTCGCGAGAGGCAAGCCTCCAGCGGCCGTCCTCTAGGCGGTATACGTCGACGTATTCGCCCACAGCAAAGACGTCGGGCGTCGTCGGGCCTGCGGTTGACGCCATAAACAAGATGTACGGAAGAACCCCATGGATTTCCTCGTCTGACACCCGCTGCAAGTGATGAGACCCAAGGAAAGTGCGCGAAATCTTGTCCTGCGCGGTCCGAACATCTGCGAACTCTTGCAGCGCGCTTCTCCCGCGATGCTCCTTTCCTGCCGCCTTGAAAGATCCATCGTCGGTGAACAGGGCCGCGAAATCCTGCGGTGCGCTGGTGTCAAGCTTTCGATTCACCTCCGCCACGAGATCAGAAATGGCCAGGCGAGTTTCAGCGTTTATGGCAACTAGGTGGGACAAGACGGGCTCCGATCATGTCAAGCGATCCGCAGGTATGCAGACGAGTTCCGCCTAAAGTAACTGCGCGTGATCAGGGCGCGCGTCACAGAACTCTGTGATCTTGCTGATGTTGGGAGCACCAGAGGGACGCCTAGCCACTAACCGTCAGCAGCACTTTTCCGACGTGGCTTCCCGACTCGAAATATCGATGTGCATCGATAATGTCTGCCAACTCGAAGCGTTGCGGGTCAAGTAACGGGCTGACTCTTCCTGAGGCAACCAGCGGCCAGATCTCGTCCGAGACGGCCTTCATGATCGTCTTCTTCTGGAGTACCGACTGATCTTTC
This Salinibacterium sp. ZJ450 DNA region includes the following protein-coding sequences:
- a CDS encoding malonic semialdehyde reductase, with the protein product MFQARTVRAFVDAEVTYEQLARVHELARFGPTAFNSQPMRLTLIPAGRPRERLANHMSAGNRPRVQAAPMTVLLSVDTAWHEQLGELFPHAPATRDRFIRDAKARWQTGLENAHLQAGYLILAARATGLSVGPMSGFDRTGVDKEFFNGRERASFLVLNFGYPGAAAWKHPRLPRLSTHEVLDVASCDGPSAGKETHAAVHMTATGTVQ
- a CDS encoding ABC transporter ATP-binding protein translates to MTYGFGLDSRQILGGVSFDAFDDETVCIVGPSGAGKTTLLRCLSGLLAPTSGTVHLRDEQVIAPPKRLAVVFQDYSRSLLPWMTVMSNVELPLRGREGFSRAQRREKAAAALASVGLESSGRLYPWQLSGGMQQRVAIARALAYEPEVLVMDEPFASVDAQTRADLEDLTHRIKERYRMTILLVTHDIEESVYLADRVVVLSGTPTNVAEVVTVDLPYPRDQIGTKSTREFAELRAHVLGLIRKPVGQ
- a CDS encoding ABC transporter permease is translated as MKRAMSRPQTLLIEIWLPILLFTVWWFASAGSTSIYFPPLERIIGGLGDLLTTRFASDIVPSLRNFGQGLAIAVVLGLLIGTVLGMVPRLYRALQPLLEFMRAIPGVAILPIALFMFGIGPSMKVAVIAFGAFWPILLNTIDGVRSVDGLVREVSRSYRIRLVDYIWRVVLPAASPQIISGLRISVSLGVILIVASEYIASTEGIGYIELQSARMFQMDVMWAALLLLGVLGYVANVLFRLIEHVVLRWHRGARGNVLGGNS
- a CDS encoding ABC transporter permease: MVVALVAWELGSVLGALPASVFPSMSETGGRLFGLFVDPEFWNSFRETLISWIIGVVAAAVLGLPVGILLGRVAFLYKSSRLLIDFLRTIPSVAVIPLLTLILGATMEMKVVLVIYGAFWPIALQTIYGVRDVDKVLMDTVRSYGIPRLRSALAVLLPAALPYLVTGLRISVVVGLLLAISGEILGSAPGIGLDMALAQTGGDVSLTYAYIVFIGLLGVTVDLLLNVMSRKVLFWHASVREEKE
- a CDS encoding ABC transporter substrate-binding protein, whose amino-acid sequence is MKNVPKLVSIGLLTVGLAAVTGCATSPSAEPAQAQSEVTKVAVIVSSLVDTSPVYIAQEQGLFEERGLEVTINVAPTPGARIPALVSGAAQFGLVGTADVLQAFSAGVDIRAVGTTTVTTDDEQEDTGKVYVPADSGVKKPADLIGRTIAVGGLGGGGELSLRAALDMAGADSQQVKFLEVPFDSMLNALETGQVDAISSVAPFTGAAEASGARFLMSPGAIALPGAAQQLVVTTGKFISENQDAVKKFRDAVAEATEFAAKNPDAVRKILPTFSKTPKELADTMQLPVFDPNLTPEIVKTWSDLMFEYKFIDTELDVATLVEEAL
- a CDS encoding flavin reductase; the protein is MNTEQGRLPSAPESTQVVESQYFRRVLGHYPTGVCIVTSMDPEFGPIGMTVGSFASVSLSPALVSFMPTRDSATFEQIRASGKFCVNVLSYQQEDVCRLFAERRRPDKFANLGWHHSPSGSPVIDGSVAWIDCELDDVHVAGDHLIVVGAVVDLHTTEEAGPPLLFFQGGYGRFSTLTLTARADRDLSDNLILADAARPYIERLSARFGVECHATGVIGGDLIQLAYSGPSGGSGDTTKVGLRLPFLPPMGALFVAWEAPSAIADWKKRLGSELAEDSALALERMLEGVRERGWIAPPADSRLVAVEDVVTEMAREGEDDARHGQLRTLLQDIAQRPIEYGKLPYGPMHSISAPVFDRDGRVVLMLTLNSIDHADASLRRDLLAELLDAADEITRSISGVSSISLASQI
- a CDS encoding acyl-CoA dehydrogenase family protein; translation: MKTVTLPITSEWPSGREERRSFALAQVDAIRGRLEAGVQEAQTAGRLSDDSVAALREAGILGIMTPDDLGGNEVDPVTAFEIIEAVGRIDPSTAWTATILLEGAGQLATQLTAEQADSVFSTGLPLKAGSLRPGHAEKVDGGYRVSGQWDFVSGVHHADFVSASFLVDGQDGKTERRMALIPVTQVQVLDTWHVLGMKGTGSTTFKVDSVFVPEEMVFNPMGAPKRTDTPLAKLTMVPYVLQMHPGMVLGAARRALDEITRMAPNKRRGSRINTAASKSLAESSWFQRELGQLDARVRAARALAIDANERAYARIESGNAVDLELQDYMQTAAAHAAETAHHVITRAFRHAGAEAIEESGVLPRLLRDINTVLAHGVLGEIGFELHGEFILGLQTAENRRMV
- a CDS encoding LuxR C-terminal-related transcriptional regulator, which produces MDWPIRGRAEESANVLQALGEGSRLVTLIGSAGVGKTQLARLVSDHVRSQGKGWFDLDDDGGIAIPAAVAEFVGGWSGREDSPVIFLDTSPATEPSAAELVSQLMDNHPTLRVVATARGALGVPRERLVVVRPLPTPSLSSDGIPDDEWLALAPAAVMFLDRANAISPTLTLNRETFGAVSAICRRLGGLPLAIHIAALQYQLFSVDAILKELDKPLRFLRVGFRESSLRNESLKASIQAGLHGLAAEHINVLAVLARFPGGCSITALRAVGFASTGLSRRDPLAILSDLVRTGVVMTEASSNGTRFVLPPFHADYFLELRALGPVAETSDAIKQFIVDQCATAAESRGPAWDAAARLFAAEYANIVHFLSQAESQSRLSEAAELLDLTCRYWIHSGPLEDGLAFAEIINGHAKLDPLARARAVGALAALRARSSSYTSAYREFAQAVALWREMEDRRRLATALLAFSTAALEVDGWNSAQRAVTEAINIFRDLGDDWSTARATAQLGSFAAHVPGQSEFARTCLESSAAALQSLGDTGAATLPLQHLGKLLLDDGEHEQARLVLERGLHEIRSVGDQFQESSYLNLLGLCEIGLGRFGTAAGRFLDSLHIAVNLGLKGRAVWCLEELSDSLTLLGATAASTAASASAHAIREQLDLRDWVEFASPRRTQRPAGVSFAMRMVVTEGTIWPPRVVLDRVPQVLAEIAQSSHLPPTTGDPLPDGLTAREAEVLALIGHGMTSRAIASELVISIDTVGRHITNLYRKIGARGRADATAYALRMKLLTRSKEPATA
- a CDS encoding nuclear transport factor 2 family protein, whose protein sequence is MSHLVAINAETRLAISDLVAEVNRKLDTSAPQDFAALFTDDGSFKAAGKEHRGRSALQEFADVRTAQDKISRTFLGSHHLQRVSDEEIHGVLPYILFMASTAGPTTPDVFAVGEYVDVYRLEDGRWRLASRESKQVFSRPKP